In one window of Zygosaccharomyces rouxii strain CBS732 chromosome E complete sequence DNA:
- the DOC1 gene encoding anaphase promoting complex subunit DOC1 (similar to uniprot|P53068 Saccharomyces cerevisiae YGL240W DOC1 Processivity factor required for the ubiquitination activity of the anaphase promoting complex (APC) mediates the activity of the APC by contributing to substrate recognition involved in cyclin proteolysis), with amino-acid sequence MIVVTTREVTKSSMDPQQVENLLDKLAPTSALGPVINQKEPKTVLDDTVIDEGTKNMFVNGFQDESKYAHMTAEKLSTRFLQGLQLFDTDSTCNVNHLAHWKPSSFKMGNSIDNALDDNPDTYWQSDGVQPHQLDITFSKRIDVILIAFYFSLIADESYTPRLIKIYVGHSPSDALFYKTLEVRNVNGWVALTFEDNRSSDNLLKCQFIRIVFPVNHENGKDTHLRGIRIFAPSKKTSVENSEWMQSLASSNQLVTQCSLR; translated from the coding sequence ATGATTGTAGTAACGACAAGAGAAGTTACAAAAAGCTCAATGGATCCACAACAGGTGGAGAATCTACTAGATAAACTGGCACCCACGTCCGCACTGGGACCAGTAATAAACCAGAAAGAACCAAAAACTGTACTCGATGATACTGTTATCGATGAAGGCACAAAAAACATGTTTGTTAATGGGTTCCAAGATGAATCCAAATATGCCCATATGACAGCGGAAAAGTTATCTACAAGGTTTCTACAAGGTTTACAGCTCTTTGACACAGATTCTACATGTAATGTGAACCACTTAGCCCATTGGAAGCCATCATCCTTTAAAATGGGTAATTCCATTGATAATGCATTAGATGACAATCCCGACACATACTGGCAAAGCGATGGTGTACAACCACATCAGCTCGATATCACTTTCagcaaaagaattgatgtGATTCTCATAGCGTTTTACTTCTCATTGATAGCTGATGAATCCTACACACCTCGACTTATTAAGATTTACGTCGGCCACAGTCCTTCAGATGCTCTTTTCTACAAGACTCTTGAAGTCCGTAACGTTAACGGGTGGGTAGCACTTACGTTTGAGGACAACCGTTCGTCAGACAATTTACTGAAATGCCAGTTCATCAGAATTGTATTCCCGGTCAACCATGAGAACGGTAAGGATACCCATCTAAGAGGCATTAGGATTTTTGCACCATCCAAAAAAACGTCTGTGGAGAATTCAGAATGGATGCAATCTCTGGCAAGCAGTAACCAGTTGGTGACGCAGTGCTCATTGAGGTGA
- the BNA6 gene encoding nicotinate-nucleotide diphosphorylase (carboxylating) (highly similar to uniprot|P43619 Saccharomyces cerevisiae YFR047C BNA6 Quinolinate phosphoribosyl transferase required for biosynthesis of nicotinic acid from tryptophan via kynurenine pathway) gives MAHYENLLPSNGQWKQDITNWLQEDVPSFDYGGFVVGSDQKAATLFCKQDGYLSGVPFANEVFKQCELQVEWYFQEGDQLLISKAPQGKLPVAKVTGKAKDVLLAERTALNILSRSSGIATSSRRLMEAAKSVGYRGTIAGTRKTTPGLRRLEKYSMLVGGCDPHRYDLSSMVMLKDNHIWSTGSITNAVYAARRVCGFAVKIEVECQSEQEADEAIEAGADVIMLDNFEPEGLKICASSLKTKWKGQREFLLECSGGLKLDNLQGYLCPEIDIYSTSSIHQGTGVVDFSLKIDH, from the coding sequence ATGGCTCACTACGAAAACCTTTTGCCATCTAATGGCCAATGGAAGCAAGACATAACTAATTGGCTACAGGAAGATGTTCCCTCCTTTGATTACGGTGGATTTGTAGTCGGATCTGATCAAAAGGCTGCAACTCTTTTCTGCAAACAAGATGGATATTTAAGTGGTGTCCCATTTGCTAATGAAGTTTTTAAGCAATGTGAGTTACAAGTTGAGTGGTATTTTCAAGAAGGAGATCAATTGTTAATCTCTAAAGCACCCCAGGGCAAATTACCTGTCGCCAAAGTAACTGGTAAGGCTAAAGATGTATTACTTGCTGAGAGAACAGCTTTAAACATATTGTCTAGAAGTTCCGGTATTGCTACAAGTTCCCGTCGTCTGATGGAAGCAGCTAAGTCTGTAGGTTATCGAGGTACTATAGCAGGTACTAGAAAGACTACGCCAGGTCTTCGCCGCCTAGAGAAATACTCAATGTTAGTTGGTGGATGCGATCCTCACCGCTATGATTTGTCCTCCATGGTCATGCTCAAGGATAATCACATTTGGTCCACTGGCTCCATCACCAATGCTGTGTATGCTGCCAGACGTGTATGCGGATTTGCAGTCAAGATTGAAGTGGAATGTCAATCTGAACAAGAGGCAGATGAAGCCATTGAAGCCGGTGCAGATGTGATAATGCTTGACAATTTTGAACCTGAAGGTCTTAAAATATGTGCGTCTAGCCTAAAGACAAAATGGAAGGGACAAAGGGAGTTTTTACTAGAGTGCAGTGGTGGTCTTAAATTGGATAATCTACAAGGTTACCTATGTCCAGAGATCGATATCTACAGCACAAGTAGCATCCACCAGGGAACGGGTGTGGTAGATTTCTCGTTGAAGATTGACCATTAA